In Candidatus Mycalebacterium zealandia, one DNA window encodes the following:
- the rpmC gene encoding 50S ribosomal protein L29: MAEKPDKLRELTAGDLNKKERELTTSLFNLRMQVVTKQNNAFAQIKLLRRDIARIKTVRAELKRNSGQESVKEENG, encoded by the coding sequence ATGGCTGAAAAACCCGATAAACTCAGGGAGTTAACGGCTGGCGACCTCAATAAGAAAGAGCGTGAGCTGACGACTTCTCTTTTCAATCTCCGCATGCAGGTTGTGACAAAGCAGAACAATGCTTTCGCACAAATCAAACTGTTGAGAAGGGACATAGCAAGGATAAAAACGGTTAGAGCGGAGCTTAAGAGAAATAGTGGACAGGAAAGTGTGAAGGAAGAAAATGGCTGA
- the rplC gene encoding 50S ribosomal protein L3, with protein MGGLTGKKVAMTQMFKDGSVLVPVTVLEVGPCYVIQKKTEENDGYCSVQIGFEEDFSANKAATGHCSPAGLPAMKRIVEVSCDDGEVKPGEIFTAGMMFKEGDKVDVIGSSKGKGFTGVMKRHGFAGQAASHGGKAHRRPGSIGQASYPARVWKGIKMAGRSGGTGVTSQGLKVVSVDMEKNLVVVKGSVPGHRGSGIFIRHSVKGGSQVADS; from the coding sequence ATAGGTGGACTTACAGGTAAAAAAGTGGCGATGACGCAGATGTTTAAGGACGGTTCAGTGCTTGTTCCCGTTACCGTGCTTGAAGTGGGCCCGTGCTATGTGATTCAGAAAAAGACCGAAGAGAACGACGGCTATTGCTCGGTTCAAATTGGATTTGAAGAGGATTTTTCCGCTAATAAGGCGGCAACAGGTCATTGTTCTCCCGCAGGGCTTCCCGCGATGAAGAGGATAGTTGAAGTCAGTTGCGATGACGGAGAAGTGAAACCCGGAGAAATTTTTACCGCCGGGATGATGTTTAAAGAGGGAGACAAGGTTGACGTGATAGGTTCATCAAAGGGCAAGGGTTTTACGGGCGTGATGAAAAGGCACGGCTTTGCCGGTCAGGCCGCTTCGCACGGCGGCAAGGCGCACCGCAGGCCCGGCTCAATCGGTCAGGCGTCCTATCCGGCGCGCGTGTGGAAAGGAATCAAAATGGCTGGAAGGTCGGGAGGGACGGGAGTCACCTCTCAGGGGCTGAAGGTTGTTTCGGTGGATATGGAAAAAAACCTCGTTGTCGTTAAAGGTTCGGTTCCGGGGCACCGGGGTTCGGGAATATTTATAAGACATTCAGTGAAGGGAGGCAGTCAAGTTGCCGACAGTTGA
- the rplD gene encoding 50S ribosomal protein L4, producing MPTVEVYDMNKKQVDTLDLRDEVFESPIREDLMQFVVKWQRASARSGTASTKTRGEVRGGGIKPWKQKHTGRARHGSIRSPIWKKGGVTFGPKPKDWSFKVPRKVRKQALKSALSAKFRDGAITVVQDFELPEIKTKRVTEIMSAFGVSSALFIDVPNSGWENFAKSANNIPGVKMLADKGVNVYDTLGFESLIMTVEAVKSVQEALSH from the coding sequence TTGCCGACAGTTGAAGTCTATGACATGAACAAAAAGCAGGTTGACACCCTTGATTTGAGAGACGAGGTATTTGAATCTCCAATAAGGGAAGACCTGATGCAGTTTGTTGTGAAGTGGCAGCGCGCTTCGGCGAGAAGCGGCACCGCCTCAACAAAAACGCGTGGAGAAGTCCGGGGCGGCGGCATCAAGCCGTGGAAGCAGAAGCACACGGGGCGGGCCCGGCACGGTTCAATAAGGTCGCCCATATGGAAAAAAGGCGGTGTGACCTTCGGTCCGAAACCTAAAGACTGGTCATTCAAGGTTCCCCGCAAGGTCAGAAAGCAGGCGCTCAAATCGGCGCTTTCTGCAAAGTTCCGCGACGGGGCTATTACGGTTGTGCAAGATTTTGAGTTGCCGGAGATTAAGACAAAACGGGTTACCGAAATAATGAGTGCTTTCGGCGTTTCAAGCGCGCTTTTTATTGACGTTCCGAACAGTGGCTGGGAAAACTTCGCGAAGTCCGCGAACAACATTCCGGGCGTCAAAATGCTGGCCGACAAAGGCGTCAATGTTTATGACACTTTGGGATTTGAGAGTTTGATTATGACCGTTGAAGCGGTCAAGTCCGTCCAGGAGGCTCTTTCGCATTGA
- the rplV gene encoding 50S ribosomal protein L22, translated as MVSKSILKYYRMSPDKVRLVLALIRGKNVEEAFSVLHLTRKRVSLVLADLLKSAVANASEKGYSEPEELYIKETYADEGPVLKRFKARAMGRAFQRKRKTSHVTIVLERKGM; from the coding sequence ATGGTTTCAAAATCCATTCTTAAATACTACAGAATGTCGCCCGATAAGGTTCGCCTTGTTCTTGCCCTTATAAGAGGCAAAAATGTGGAAGAGGCATTTTCAGTGTTGCATCTCACGCGCAAGAGAGTGTCTCTTGTTCTTGCCGATTTGCTCAAATCTGCGGTCGCCAATGCGTCCGAGAAAGGGTATTCAGAGCCCGAAGAGCTCTACATCAAAGAGACTTATGCGGACGAGGGACCTGTTCTTAAAAGGTTCAAAGCCAGAGCCATGGGGCGCGCGTTTCAGAGAAAGAGAAAAACAAGCCACGTAACGATAGTGCTTGAAAGGAAGGGAATGTAG
- the fusA gene encoding elongation factor G, with product MAEEIKVPMDKVRNIGIVAHIDAGKTTTTERILFYTGLTYKIGEVHEGTATMDWMEQERERGITITSATTTCFWDDHRINIVDTPGHVDFTIEVERSLKVLDGAVVVFDCVGGVEPQTETVWRQADRYGVPRICFVNKMDRIGADFFKVVKQVEERLNARPVYMHIPWFEGEEFKGIVDLVSCKLAVWDGESLGAKFELQDIPEDYQEQFTAGRKQLLEALADFDDSIMEAYLSDEEVDMATVKKVIREQTTALKIIPVFCGSAFKNKGVQLLLDAVVDYLPSPVDLPPISGTKEDGSEDSRVSDPDAPFSGLAFKIMNDPFVGQLTYIRVYSGKLVSGSTVLNSTKDKKEKIGRLVRMHANKREEIKEIDAGGIVAAVGLKTSVTGDTLCDLNKPIVLESLNISDPVISIAIEPKSKPDQEKLGISLSRLALEDPSFRVKSDEETGQTVISGMGELHLEVIVDRLSREFNVDSSVGKPQVAYRETILGSSDVEAKFIRQTGGRGQYGHVKIKVDPLERGEGFEFVDQIKGGAIPREYVPAVEKGIREVMETGIVLGYPVVDVRVTLYDGSFHEVDSSEIAFKIAGSMAFKDGFSKASPSILEPVMSLEVVAPEDFTGNIIGDLNSRRGKIVSTEMRGAMQAIKSDVPLGEVFGYATELRSMTEGRGSFTMEFSCYEVLPKNIVEELRATAENV from the coding sequence ACCTACAAAATTGGCGAGGTTCACGAAGGAACCGCCACTATGGACTGGATGGAGCAGGAGAGGGAGCGCGGAATAACAATCACTTCGGCGACCACCACCTGTTTCTGGGACGACCACAGAATTAACATTGTTGACACCCCGGGCCATGTTGACTTCACCATTGAGGTTGAGCGTTCGCTCAAGGTGCTTGACGGCGCGGTTGTTGTGTTTGACTGCGTTGGCGGCGTTGAGCCGCAGACTGAAACCGTCTGGAGACAGGCGGACCGTTACGGGGTTCCGAGAATCTGTTTTGTAAACAAAATGGATAGAATCGGCGCGGATTTCTTCAAGGTTGTCAAACAGGTTGAAGAGCGTCTTAACGCGCGTCCCGTCTATATGCATATTCCCTGGTTTGAAGGTGAGGAATTCAAGGGCATAGTTGACCTTGTTTCCTGCAAACTCGCGGTTTGGGACGGTGAATCTTTGGGCGCCAAGTTTGAGTTGCAGGATATTCCCGAAGATTATCAGGAGCAGTTCACCGCCGGTCGCAAGCAGTTGCTTGAAGCGCTGGCAGATTTTGACGACTCAATAATGGAGGCGTACCTAAGCGATGAGGAAGTGGACATGGCCACTGTGAAAAAGGTCATAAGAGAACAGACCACCGCGCTTAAAATCATTCCGGTTTTTTGCGGTTCCGCTTTCAAAAACAAAGGGGTTCAACTTCTGCTTGACGCCGTTGTTGACTATCTTCCGTCTCCGGTTGACCTTCCCCCGATTTCCGGCACAAAAGAAGACGGCTCCGAAGACTCAAGGGTTTCCGACCCGGACGCGCCTTTCTCAGGGCTCGCTTTCAAGATTATGAACGACCCGTTTGTCGGACAGCTTACATATATAAGGGTTTATTCCGGAAAACTTGTTTCCGGCAGCACCGTGCTCAATTCCACAAAGGATAAGAAAGAAAAAATCGGGCGTCTGGTGAGAATGCATGCCAACAAAAGAGAGGAAATCAAGGAGATAGACGCGGGAGGAATTGTTGCCGCGGTGGGGCTGAAAACCTCCGTAACGGGCGACACTCTTTGCGATCTGAACAAGCCCATTGTTCTTGAAAGTTTGAACATATCCGACCCGGTTATCTCCATTGCGATTGAGCCCAAATCCAAGCCCGATCAGGAAAAACTCGGAATTTCCCTCTCCCGTCTTGCGCTTGAAGACCCGTCTTTCAGAGTTAAAAGCGATGAGGAGACGGGGCAGACTGTCATATCGGGAATGGGAGAGCTTCACCTTGAGGTTATTGTTGACCGGCTTTCAAGGGAGTTTAACGTGGACTCAAGCGTGGGCAAACCGCAGGTCGCTTACAGGGAAACCATTCTGGGGTCATCGGATGTTGAAGCCAAATTCATAAGGCAGACGGGCGGACGCGGGCAATACGGGCATGTGAAAATCAAGGTTGACCCTCTTGAAAGGGGCGAGGGCTTTGAGTTTGTTGACCAAATCAAGGGCGGTGCGATACCCAGAGAGTATGTTCCCGCCGTGGAGAAGGGCATTCGTGAAGTTATGGAAACCGGCATTGTTTTGGGCTATCCGGTCGTGGATGTGCGTGTTACTCTTTACGATGGCTCATTCCACGAGGTTGATTCGTCTGAAATCGCTTTCAAAATCGCGGGCTCAATGGCTTTCAAAGACGGTTTTTCCAAGGCTTCTCCGTCAATCCTTGAACCGGTTATGAGTCTTGAGGTTGTCGCGCCAGAGGATTTTACGGGGAACATCATAGGTGATTTGAATTCCAGAAGGGGAAAAATAGTAAGTACGGAGATGCGTGGTGCGATGCAGGCTATTAAATCTGATGTTCCCCTTGGCGAAGTATTCGGATATGCTACCGAGCTAAGGTCGATGACTGAGGGAAGGGGTTCCTTCACAATGGAGTTTTCCTGTTACGAGGTTCTTCCAAAGAATATTGTTGAAGAACTCAGAGCGACCGCGGAGAATGTTTAG
- the rplN gene encoding 50S ribosomal protein L14 — MIQSSSFLESADNTGAKRLYCIKVLKGSRRRYARLGDEIVVSVKDAMPNSRVSKGEVCKAVVVRVKKESRRPDGTYVRFDNNAAVIIDKDGGPIGTRVFGPIARELRFKGFMKIISLAPEVV, encoded by the coding sequence ATGATTCAGTCAAGTTCATTTCTTGAATCGGCGGACAATACCGGCGCGAAAAGGCTTTACTGCATAAAAGTTCTCAAGGGTTCCAGAAGAAGATACGCGCGCCTCGGAGATGAAATAGTCGTGTCTGTAAAAGATGCGATGCCGAATTCCAGAGTTTCCAAGGGCGAGGTCTGCAAGGCGGTTGTTGTGCGCGTCAAGAAAGAAAGCAGAAGGCCGGACGGCACCTATGTCCGTTTTGACAACAACGCTGCGGTGATTATTGACAAAGACGGCGGACCCATAGGAACCAGAGTTTTCGGGCCCATCGCCAGAGAGTTGAGATTTAAAGGGTTTATGAAGATTATCTCGCTTGCTCCGGAGGTTGTTTAA
- the tuf gene encoding elongation factor Tu, whose amino-acid sequence MSKEKFERGKPHLNIGTIGHVDHGKTTLTAAITKVLDKAEFVEFGDIDKSPEEKDRGITINISHVEYETESRHYAHVDCPGHADYVKNMITGAAQMDGAILVVSAPDGPMPQTREHILLARQVGVPSIVVALNKVDMLDDPELLDLVELEIRDLLNEYKFPGDDIPIVKVSALKALEGDGDSAAQIKELMSAVDSYVPEPVREVDKPFIMAVEDVFTISGRGTVVTGRVERGKINAGDEVEIVGFKETVKTVATSLEMFRKILDDAVAGDNVGVLLRGVDKETVERGQVLSAVGSIMPHKKFSAEVYVLKKEEGGRHTPFFPGYRPQFYLRTTDVTGSVKLPDGVEMVMPGDSVNVEVELIAPVAMEEQLRFAIREGGKTVGAGVVTGIIE is encoded by the coding sequence ATGTCTAAAGAGAAGTTTGAGAGGGGCAAGCCACATTTAAATATAGGGACGATAGGTCATGTTGATCATGGCAAGACGACCCTTACGGCTGCGATAACGAAGGTATTGGACAAGGCGGAGTTTGTGGAGTTTGGGGACATAGACAAGTCTCCTGAGGAGAAGGACAGGGGGATAACGATAAACATATCGCATGTTGAGTACGAGACGGAGTCACGGCACTACGCGCATGTTGACTGTCCCGGTCACGCGGACTATGTGAAGAACATGATAACGGGGGCTGCGCAGATGGACGGTGCGATACTGGTTGTAAGCGCGCCGGATGGTCCTATGCCTCAGACGCGGGAGCACATCCTGTTGGCGCGTCAGGTGGGGGTTCCGTCGATAGTGGTTGCGTTGAACAAGGTTGACATGCTGGACGACCCTGAGCTTTTGGATTTGGTTGAGCTTGAGATACGGGATTTGCTGAATGAGTACAAGTTTCCCGGGGACGACATACCGATAGTGAAGGTAAGCGCGCTCAAGGCCCTTGAGGGGGACGGAGACTCTGCGGCTCAGATTAAAGAGTTGATGAGTGCGGTGGACAGTTATGTACCTGAGCCCGTGAGAGAGGTTGACAAGCCGTTCATTATGGCTGTTGAGGATGTTTTCACTATATCGGGCAGAGGCACGGTTGTTACGGGCAGAGTGGAGAGGGGCAAGATAAACGCGGGTGACGAGGTGGAGATTGTGGGATTCAAGGAGACGGTTAAGACGGTTGCGACGAGTCTTGAGATGTTCCGCAAGATACTGGACGATGCGGTTGCGGGTGACAACGTTGGGGTGTTGTTGCGCGGCGTGGACAAGGAGACTGTTGAGAGAGGGCAGGTGTTGTCGGCAGTGGGCAGCATTATGCCTCACAAGAAGTTTTCCGCCGAGGTGTACGTGTTGAAGAAGGAGGAGGGTGGAAGGCACACTCCGTTTTTTCCGGGTTACAGGCCTCAGTTTTATTTACGGACGACGGATGTAACGGGTTCGGTGAAGTTGCCCGATGGTGTTGAGATGGTGATGCCGGGTGACAGTGTAAATGTGGAAGTTGAGTTAATAGCGCCTGTGGCGATGGAGGAGCAGTTGCGTTTCGCCATAAGGGAGGGAGGCAAAACTGTCGGCGCCGGCGTCGTTACTGGAATTATTGAGTAG
- the rplX gene encoding 50S ribosomal protein L24: protein MGTAKFHIKKGDEVIVLAGKEKGKQGTVSKIVVDRGRAIVEKLNMVKRNVRPNQKNPSGGIIDKEASLHISNLMLYDSKESSPIRTGYKIDEKGKKLRVNRKTGKQI, encoded by the coding sequence GTGGGCACGGCGAAATTTCACATTAAGAAGGGCGATGAAGTCATCGTGCTTGCCGGAAAAGAGAAAGGCAAGCAGGGCACCGTGTCAAAGATAGTTGTCGACAGGGGCAGGGCTATTGTGGAAAAACTCAACATGGTAAAACGCAATGTGCGCCCGAACCAGAAAAATCCGTCAGGCGGAATTATTGACAAAGAGGCCAGCCTCCACATATCAAACCTGATGCTTTATGATTCCAAAGAATCGTCTCCCATCAGAACGGGTTATAAGATCGATGAAAAAGGTAAAAAACTCCGCGTGAATCGCAAAACGGGAAAACAGATATGA
- the rplP gene encoding 50S ribosomal protein L16: MLQPKKTKYRKMRKGRIRGAATRGTDIDFGQFGLQTLENGRLTSRQIEAARIAITRYVKRGAKLWIRIFPDKPLTKKPAETRMGKGKGDVSEYVAPIRRGQMLYELSGVPVALAKEAFRLAAHKLPVKTRTVERSEEVV, encoded by the coding sequence ATGTTACAGCCTAAAAAAACAAAATACCGCAAGATGCGCAAAGGGCGCATACGCGGGGCGGCAACCAGAGGGACCGACATAGATTTTGGTCAGTTCGGTCTTCAGACTCTTGAGAACGGGCGCCTTACTTCGCGGCAGATAGAAGCTGCCAGGATTGCCATAACGCGTTACGTCAAAAGGGGCGCGAAGTTGTGGATACGGATTTTCCCCGACAAGCCTCTGACAAAAAAGCCCGCTGAAACAAGAATGGGAAAAGGAAAGGGTGATGTTTCCGAATACGTGGCTCCAATTCGGCGCGGGCAGATGCTTTATGAACTCAGCGGTGTTCCAGTCGCGCTTGCAAAGGAGGCGTTCAGGTTGGCGGCTCACAAACTTCCGGTAAAAACGCGCACGGTTGAACGGAGCGAAGAGGTTGTATAA
- the rpsC gene encoding 30S ribosomal protein S3 gives MGQKVNPIGLRIGITKTWDSKWYAEKRSFTDMLNEDIRIRRFLKKDFYQAGISRIEIERVVQKKIKVVIHALRPGIIIGRSGQEIERIRRELQERTGKEMVVDIKEVRRSETDAQMVAENVALQIERRVAYKRAMKQAISSAMRTGALGIKIMVSGRLAGAEIARREWYKEGGVPLTKLRADIDYGFAEAKTKYGIIGIKTWIFKGEIIEKRTSSEQRGEDVTA, from the coding sequence ATGGGACAGAAAGTAAACCCGATAGGTTTGAGAATAGGCATAACAAAGACTTGGGACTCCAAGTGGTATGCGGAGAAGAGATCCTTCACTGACATGCTCAACGAGGACATCAGGATAAGAAGGTTCTTGAAAAAGGACTTCTATCAGGCGGGCATTTCCAGAATTGAGATAGAGCGCGTTGTTCAGAAAAAGATAAAAGTCGTCATACACGCTCTCAGACCCGGAATTATCATAGGACGCAGCGGGCAGGAAATAGAAAGGATTAGAAGGGAGTTGCAGGAGCGCACGGGCAAGGAAATGGTTGTGGACATCAAAGAGGTGCGCAGGTCGGAGACGGACGCTCAAATGGTCGCAGAAAACGTCGCTTTGCAGATAGAGCGCAGGGTCGCTTACAAAAGAGCGATGAAACAGGCGATTTCATCGGCGATGAGGACGGGCGCGCTTGGAATAAAAATAATGGTTTCGGGGCGGCTTGCCGGCGCGGAGATAGCGAGGAGAGAGTGGTATAAGGAAGGCGGTGTTCCGCTTACAAAACTCAGAGCCGACATTGACTACGGTTTTGCCGAGGCAAAAACAAAATACGGAATTATCGGAATAAAAACTTGGATTTTTAAAGGGGAAATCATAGAGAAGAGAACCTCTTCCGAACAAAGAGGCGAAGATGTTACAGCCTAA
- the rpsQ gene encoding 30S ribosomal protein S17, with product MAEKNKKRGRFTSLTGTVVRTNGDKTAIVDVVTIKKHLVYNRSIKKRVRYVVHDGNNQCEVGDKALIYESKPVSKTKRWRVGKIVEKSRPVGAGDGAGQ from the coding sequence ATGGCTGAAAAAAATAAGAAAAGAGGGCGTTTCACTTCGCTTACGGGAACCGTTGTGCGGACAAACGGCGACAAAACCGCCATTGTGGACGTGGTAACCATCAAAAAGCACCTTGTTTACAACAGGTCAATCAAGAAGAGAGTGCGCTATGTTGTTCACGACGGCAACAACCAGTGTGAAGTCGGCGACAAGGCCTTGATATACGAGTCCAAACCCGTCAGCAAGACCAAAAGATGGCGGGTTGGGAAGATAGTTGAAAAATCGCGTCCGGTTGGCGCGGGGGATGGTGCCGGGCAATGA
- the rplB gene encoding 50S ribosomal protein L2 encodes MGIRKFNPTSPGTRFRTGEDFTELTSSVPHKPLVSSIPNKAGRGGGGRISVYTRGGGHKRRYRVVDFKRNKVGVPANVASIEYDPYRSARIALLNYADGEKRYIIACDGISVGDTVFSGGEPEVSVGNSLKLKDIPTGVFVHNVELRPGGGGKIARSAGSSVQITAKEGNRALLKLPSGEIRMLSLECMATVGKVGNSEHELVSIGKAGRNRHRRRRPTVRGVAMNPVDHPHGGGEGKASKGNPHPVSPWGWITIGYKTRKNKRTDKYIVKPRRVGYGMD; translated from the coding sequence ATGGGAATAAGAAAGTTTAATCCGACATCTCCGGGCACGCGTTTCAGGACAGGTGAAGATTTCACCGAACTTACCTCGTCCGTTCCGCACAAACCCCTTGTTTCTTCAATTCCGAACAAGGCGGGAAGAGGGGGTGGAGGCAGAATCTCAGTCTACACTCGCGGCGGCGGACACAAGAGGCGTTACAGGGTTGTGGATTTCAAACGCAACAAAGTCGGGGTTCCCGCAAATGTTGCCTCGATAGAGTACGATCCTTACAGGTCTGCGAGAATAGCACTTTTGAACTACGCGGACGGAGAGAAGAGATACATCATAGCGTGCGACGGGATTTCCGTCGGAGACACGGTTTTTTCTGGTGGAGAGCCTGAGGTTTCGGTCGGCAACTCGCTGAAACTCAAAGACATTCCGACCGGTGTTTTTGTTCACAACGTTGAGCTTCGCCCCGGCGGCGGCGGAAAAATTGCCCGCTCGGCGGGGAGTTCGGTCCAGATTACTGCGAAAGAGGGAAACCGCGCGCTTTTGAAACTTCCGTCCGGCGAGATAAGAATGCTCAGCCTTGAATGCATGGCGACAGTCGGAAAAGTGGGTAACTCAGAGCATGAACTTGTGTCTATAGGAAAAGCCGGAAGAAACCGCCATAGACGCCGCAGACCGACAGTCAGAGGTGTGGCAATGAACCCTGTTGACCACCCGCACGGCGGTGGAGAGGGAAAAGCCTCTAAAGGGAATCCGCATCCCGTTTCTCCGTGGGGCTGGATAACAATCGGATACAAAACGCGGAAAAACAAGCGGACGGACAAATATATCGTCAAACCCAGAAGGGTTGGATACGGAATGGATTAA
- the rplW gene encoding 50S ribosomal protein L23, translating to MSSPHKIIQAPLVTEKSFSLREKGWYVFSVDEKSKKHQIKDSVEKAFGVKVRGVRTALMPGKTVKRGGRVSGRKSGYKKAYVKVVEGTIDIFEGT from the coding sequence TTGAGTAGTCCGCACAAAATTATTCAAGCCCCGCTTGTCACGGAGAAGAGTTTTTCTCTGCGCGAAAAGGGCTGGTATGTTTTTTCGGTTGATGAAAAATCCAAAAAACACCAGATAAAAGATTCAGTTGAGAAGGCTTTTGGGGTGAAAGTAAGAGGTGTAAGAACAGCTTTGATGCCGGGTAAAACCGTTAAAAGAGGCGGGCGTGTTTCAGGCAGAAAGTCCGGCTACAAGAAGGCGTATGTGAAGGTTGTTGAGGGAACCATAGATATATTCGAGGGCACGTAA
- the rpsS gene encoding 30S ribosomal protein S19, whose translation MAQKLQKQPYIHEKLLKKVVAAKNQPQGDVFIKTWSRSSMVIPEMIGLTIAVHNGKRFIPVSVNEHMIGHKLGEFSPTRNFNSHAGGDKKSKVGK comes from the coding sequence ATGGCGCAAAAATTACAAAAACAACCCTATATTCACGAGAAACTTCTCAAAAAAGTGGTAGCGGCGAAGAATCAGCCGCAAGGCGATGTTTTCATTAAAACATGGTCGCGGTCATCAATGGTAATACCCGAAATGATAGGGCTTACAATCGCCGTTCACAACGGGAAAAGGTTTATTCCCGTTTCCGTTAATGAGCACATGATAGGGCACAAACTCGGTGAATTTTCGCCAACAAGGAATTTCAACAGCCATGCTGGCGGCGACAAAAAGTCAAAGGTGGGCAAATAA
- the rpsJ gene encoding 30S ribosomal protein S10, with protein MSLASKIRIKLKSFDHRLIDKSAFDIADTAKRTGARISGPFPLPTLIRRICVLRSPHVNKNSREHFEIRTHKRVVYILEPTHQTVDELMKLDLASGVDVDDIKLT; from the coding sequence ATGAGTCTTGCTTCAAAAATAAGAATAAAACTTAAGTCGTTTGATCATCGGCTTATTGACAAATCGGCTTTTGATATAGCCGACACGGCGAAGAGAACGGGCGCGAGAATTTCGGGACCCTTTCCTCTGCCCACGCTCATTCGCAGAATTTGCGTTCTCAGGTCTCCCCATGTGAATAAAAACTCAAGGGAGCATTTTGAGATAAGGACTCACAAAAGGGTTGTTTACATACTTGAGCCGACCCACCAGACGGTTGACGAACTTATGAAGCTGGATTTGGCTTCCGGCGTTGATGTTGATGACATTAAGCTCACATGA